In the genome of Raphanus sativus cultivar WK10039 chromosome 4, ASM80110v3, whole genome shotgun sequence, one region contains:
- the LOC130511916 gene encoding protein SPOROCYTELESS-like, with amino-acid sequence MVTPLFFTPTNQNPNELMRNTYLVNDSSESLTEPPQKSSGGEPGSKTGEPKRKKPALRGMGVARLERLRIEEEKKNMIEAQGGGDTLAASPNATPSPDPGVVLQGFPSYGTGGPNTRSMFLGGGVGSGQIPVYPPWGFVEPSSIPNPQVYNPSNNHCDVCFKKQRINEDQNVVRSNGGGFSEYTVFPHLLPPDQRNQGFFYDHRIARYSAPPSAPTNQGSMEELWNGNPRNETGDVKEYDFFPVSSVSTSVGDCSPNTSTIDLTLKL; translated from the exons ATGGTGACTCCTCTCTTCTTCACGCCAACAAACCAAAACCCAAACGAGCTTATGAGAAACACTTACCTTGTCAACGACTCCAGCGAGAGCCTGACAGAGCCGCCACAGAAGAGTAGTGGTGGGGAACCGGGATCGAAGACAGGTGAGCCAAAACGGAAGAAACCCGCGCTGAGAGGGATGGGTGTGGCAAGGCTCGAGCGACTCAGAatcgaagaagaaaaaaagaacatgatCGAAGCCCAAGGAGGAGGAGATACGTTGGCAGCGAGCCCTAACGCTACCCCTTCACCCGACCCGGGTGTTGTGCTACAAGGCTTCCCAAGCTACGGTACTGGTGGGCCTAACACTCGAAGCATGTTCCTTGGTGGCGGAGTCGGGTCAGGTCAGATCCCGGTTTATCCTCCATGGGGTTTTGTAGAGCCATCTTCAATCCCAAATCCTCAAGTGTATAACCCCTCCAATAATCACTGTGATGTTTGCTTCAAG aAGCAACGTATCAATGAAGATCAAAATGTGGTACGGTCCAACGGTGGTGGGTTTTCGGAATACACAGTATttcctcatcttcttccacCAGACCAGAGGAACCAAGGCTTCTTCTACGATCATAGAATTGCCAGATACTCAGCTCCACCTTCTGCTCCCACTAATCAG GGCTCAATGGAGGAACTTTGGAACGGAAACCCTAGGAACGAAACAGGAGATGTGAAGGAGTACGATTTCTTCCCGGTTTCATCAGTGTCTACATCAGTTGGTGATTGCAGTCCCAACACATCCACCATCGATTTGACATTGAAGCTTTAA
- the LOC130510714 gene encoding zinc finger protein CONSTANS-LIKE 4-like, with protein sequence MGKKCDLCEGVARMYCESDQASLCWHCDAKVHGANFLVAKHARCLLCSACQSPTPWKATGLRLGPTFSVCDSCVALKSAAGGRDGVSSTERIQTESPGQEINGFDNDDGAESYDDDEDEDEDEEYSDDDENEDDEEEAENQVVPWAAAAQPLPVVSSSSSDGGGGGPVAKRNRECYDEEIGCSSAQESNCSRPLKRPTREEPVFKSTAAVNSIIRLEGESLRNIERRR encoded by the exons ATGGGAAAGAAGTGTGATTTATGCGAAGGTGTTGCGAGAATGTACTGCGAGTCAGATCAGGCGAGTCTATGCTGGCACTGCGACGCTAAAGTTCACGGCGCTAACTTCCTCGTCGCTAAGCACGCGCGATGTCTTCTCTGCAGCGCCTGCCAGTCACCCACGCCGTGGAAAGCCACGGGGCTTCGCCTCGGCCCCACCTTCTCCGTCTGCGACTCTTGCGTCGCTCTTAAATCCGCGGCCGGCGGTAGAGACGGCGTAAGCAGCACTGAGAGGATTCAGACGGAGAGTCCTGGCCAGGAGATCAATGGTTTCGATAATGACGACGGCGCGGAGTCTTACGATGATGATGAGGACGAAGATGAAGACGAGGAGTacagtgatgatgatgaaaatgaagatgatgaggaagaagctgaAAATCAAGTTGTCCCGTGGGCTGCGGCGGCGCAACCGCTTCCTGTAGTGAGTTCATCATCGTCTGACGGTGGAGGCGGAGGTCCGGTGGCGAAGAGGAACAGGGAATGTTACGAT GAGGAGATCGGATGCTCTTCAGCTCAAGAGTCAAACTGTTCTCGGCCGTTGAAGCGACCGACAAGAGAGGAACCAGTGTTCAAATCAACGGCTGCGGTTAACTCTATCATCAGATTAGAAGGAGAGAGTCTCCGAAACATTGAACGACGCCGTTGA
- the LOC108849668 gene encoding indole-3-acetic acid-amido synthetase GH3.5 yields MPEAPKFESLDAFDLTLDEKNKRKLQLIEELTSNADQVQRRVLEEILTRNADVEYLRRHDLNGRTDREIFKNVMPVITYEDIQPEINRIANGDKSPILSSKPISEFLTSSGTSGGERKLMPTIEEELDRRSLLYSFLMPVMSQFVPGLDKGKGMYFLFIKSESKTPGGLPARPVLTSYYKSSHFKERPFDPYTDYTSPNETILCPDSYQSMYSQMLCGLCQHQEVLRVGAVFASGFIRAIKFLEKHWTELVRDIRTGTLSSLITDPSVREAVAKILKPSPKLADFVEFECKKRSWQGIITRLWPNTKYVDVIVTGTMSQYIPTLDYYSNGLPLVCTMYASSECYFGVNLRPLCKPSEVSYTLIPTMAYFEFLPVHRNSGVTNSINLPKALTEKEQQELVDLVDVKLGQEYELVVTTYAGLCRYRVGDLLRVTGFKNKAPQFSFICRKNVVLSIDSDKTDEVELQNAVKNAMTHLVPFDASLSEFTSYADTSSIPGHYVLFWELCLDGNTPIPPSVFEDCCLAVEESFNTVYRQGRVSDKSIGPLEIKIVEPGTFDKLMDYAISLGASINQYKTPRCVKFAPIIELLNSRVVDSYFSPNCPKWIPGHKQWGSN; encoded by the exons ATGCCTGAGGCaccaaagtttgaatctttagaTGCTTTCGATCTGACCCTCGACgagaagaacaagagaaagcTTCAGTTAATCGAGGAACTGACCTCCAACGCCGACCAAGTCCAGAGACGTGTCTTGGAGGAGATCTTGACCCGTAATGCTGACGTGGAGTATCTCAGGCGACATGACCTCAACGGTCGCACAGACAGAGAGATTTTCAAGAACGTGATGCCTGTTATAACCTACGAGGATATCCAGCCTGAGATCAACAGGATTGCTAACGGTGATAAATCTCCTATCCTCTCTTCAAAGCCCATCTCCGAGTTCCTCACTAG CTCTGGGACATCTGGTGGAGAGAGGAAGCTAATGCCGACAATCGAAGAAGAACTAGACAGAAGATCGCTTCTCTACAGTTTCTTGATGCCTGTAATGAGCCAGTTCGTTCCTGGTCTCGACAAAGGCAAAGGAATGTATTTCTTGTTCATCAAGTCTGAATCCAAGACACCAGGAGGCCTACCTGCTCGTCCTGTCTTAACCAGCTACTACAAATCTTCCCATTTCAAAGAAAGACCCTTTGACCCTTACACCGACTACACAAGCCCCAACGAGACCATCCTTTGCCCTGACTCTTACCAGAGCATGTACTCTCAGATGCTCTGCGGCTTATGCCAACATCAGGAGGTTCTTCGAGTCGGTGCTGTTTTCGCCTCTGGTTTCATCAGAGCTATCAAGTTTCTTGAGAAGCACTGGACCGAGCTGGTACGTGACATCAGAACCGGTACACTAAGTTCCCTGATCACTGATCCTTCGGTGCGTGAGGCGGTTGCTAAGATCCTTAAACCGAGTCCAAAACTCGCAGATTTTGTGGAGTTCGAGTGCAAGAAGAGATCCTGGCAAGGGATTATCACTAGGTTGTGGCCTAACACAAAGTATGTGGATGTGATTGTGACCGGGACAATGTCTCAGTACATTCCAACTTTGGATTACTACAGCAATGGCTTGCCTCTTGTTTGTACAATGTATGCTTCCTCCGAGTGTTACTTTGGTGTCAACTTAAGGCCACTCTGCAAACCCAGCGAGGTCTCTTACACGCTCATACCAACCATGGCTTATTTCGAGTTCTTGCCTGTTCATAGAAACTCAGGTGTTACTAACTCCATCAATCTACCTAAAGCACTCACGGAGAAAGAGCAACAAGAGCTTGTTGATCTTGTTGATGTTAAGCTTGGTCAGGAGTACGAACTCGTTGTCACCACTTATGCCG GGCTTTGTAGATACAGAGTTGGTGATTTGTTGAGAGTGACTGGATTCAAGAACAAGGCACCTCAATTCAGTTTCATATGCCGCAAGAATGTGGTATTGAGCATAGATTCCGACAAGACCGACGAAGTTGAGCTTCAGAACGCGGTGAAGAACGCAATGACACACCTTGTCCCATTTGATGCCTCACTCTCTGAATTCACAAGCTATGCGGATACAAGTTCTATCCCTGGCCATTATGTCCTCTTCTGGGAGCTATGTTTGGATGGAAACACACCAATCCCTCCTTCTGTCTTTGAGGATTGCTGCCTAGCCGTTGAAGAATCGTTCAACACTGTTTATAGACAAGGAAGGGTTAGTGACAAGTCCATAGGCCCGCTAGAAATCAAGATTGTTGAGCCAGGGACATTTGATAAGCTCATGGATTATGCCATCAGCTTGGGAGCATCTATTAATCAGTATAAGACGCCGAGATGCGTGAAATTTGCTCCGATTATTGAGTTATTGAACTCAAGAGTTGTTGATAGTTACTTCAGCCCCAACTGTCCTAAATGGATCCCTGGTCATAAACAGTGGGGAAGTAACTAA